The Bacteroides sp. AN502(2024) DNA segment CTCCGGCAAACCCTTGAACCTGTCGTGTACGCAGTTCAAGTTTTATGACTATTACTACCGACTTGAAGCACAAAGTCCGCTGTTCCTGACTACTACCGATGAAACAGAATCCGGTTTAATCGACCAGACCGATAATTTCAGATTACGGAACAGTTGGGACATGCTCCTTAACGCAGCACAGAAAGAGGAAGCTTTCGACCCGACAAATATAATCTATTCCGGGGGCAATCAGGGGGCAATCATGACCTGTAAAGGAAAAGTGTTCTCACATTCTCAATATACACCGGTCATGTACCTAATGTCGCAAGGAAACAATTTAATAGGCGATTATTATATTTCCAAATTAGTTTGCGGGCCACAGGCAGGCGTAGGATTCGATGAAATCGGCAAACGTTTTGTAGACATCTCCTGCCAAAACTACGACTCGAAATCCTACTCTCATGTTGTTCCTTCCACCCCATGCGACATGGGACCTATCATCCCGATTCCAAACAACGAAGGGAACGCACTGAATGTCGATCCGAACAACTTGCCCAAAGATCAGAAAATAGTAGCCCTCGTAAACGGATATCATTACGGAAAGAGTGGCATCGCCCCATGGCAGCGATACACCATCTACGCATACACCCTCAACGGGAGTTCGCAATCATTCGTATATGTATTCCAATGCCGCGGGTTGACTGGAAACGACCCGGCCCTTCCCTATTACTACACATTCGTCACTCCAGACGGTATCGATGAGAATACGCCAATGACCTCAGGCAACAGTTTCAACAATATACTGTTTTATGCCGCAGGAAACAAAATCTATAAGTTAGACGTACCTACCGGAAAAACGACCTTAATTTACCAGCACGAAGACCCGGCCGCTACGGTAGCCGACCTGAGAATGGCATGCGAAGGATATTCTTTCAGCGATCAATCTGATGAAATCGGTATCAAAGACTATGGAGTTCCTTACAACCGTTGTTTGGGCGCTGCATTCAATCTATCCGATGGTACCGGTGAGTTGGTAGTGTTGCAACTTAACACTAACGGGCGTCTCTTGGAAGAGCAAACCAAATACCCGTCTACCCAGGTACACCGCGGATTTGGGAAGATCAAGAATATCGTATTTATCTAAATAGTTAAAAGTGATCATAAAAGATACAGCATATAGAGTAAAATAACACCTAATTTTTTATCCATAATGAAAAAACAAACATTTGTCACTCTTACAGCAGCTTTCGCCCTGTGTACCGCCTGCCAGTCGCCGAAACCGACAGAAACCGTACATCTGAAAGGACAACTTGTCGAAATGGGTACCAACCCCGTCATCATGGCGTACAATGGAGCGGCTTCCATGCTGGGCGACAGCCGGGACATCCCCATCCATACCGATGAGAACGGGTACTTCGACACAATTATTACCCTGAAAGAGCCTGCCTATTTCAACATCAGGCGCAACACGCTCTATCTGACACCGGGTGATGACATGACCGTGTGTATCACTTCCCATAACAAGGAAGCGACTTTCCAAGGTATTGGTGCCCAAGCTAACAACTATATGAAATATCGTCTGTTTCCGAAAGGAGGTTCGTATATCGAGGGCGGAAGCAACCTGCGAGGCAGCTTCGAAGCGACCCGGGTTTTGGTGGACAGTCTGGCTGAAATCAGAAAAAAAGAATTGGCACAGTTAGACAGTGTTTCCGAGGAGTTCAAACTGTTAGAAAGAGCACGTATTCAGGCCGATGTGCTAAACAGCTACCTTTCGTATTACAACTACGCAAGCATTTACTCACAATTCACTGACCGGGAAGCCATGCACCGGCAATACAAGGAGTTTTTACAGGAAGTAACGCCCTATGCCAAATCCATGTATCCGTCTCTCATAGACGAGAAATTCCTGAATGTAGCGGTCGTAAGAGATGTACTACACAATCTGTTCGATGAAGAAAGTACCTCATGGGCGGAAGGCCTGAACATTCCTGCAAGAACCCGAGAACTGTATGAAGCCTACAAATATATATCTTTGCTGCGCAGACAAGCCAACAAGGCAAGCGTTGACAGCGTGGGAACTTTTGTTGCTTCCATGCAATATTCCGATTTAGCCCACGAACTGAATCTGAAAGTGGAACAAGCGTCACAACTGCTTCCGGGAAAACCAGCGTTCGACATGATACTGACCGACTTGGAAGGACACACACACCATTTGTCGGAATTCAAGGGGAAAGTGCTGTATCTCGATTTCTGGGCAACCTGGTGCGGCCCATGCATGCAGGAATCTCCTCACTTCGAGGCATTAAGCAAAGAATATGTCGGAAAAGACATCCTGTTTATTCCCATTTCACAAGACACCAACCACAAAGCATGGACAGGTTATCTGGAAGGGCACAAGAAAAATCTGCCGCAATATAACTCGGTGGACAACACAGCCCGTACCAACTGGCAGATTTTCTACCTTCCCCGCTTTATGGTAATCGACCAACATTTCAACATTGTCGATGCATATGCCCCCGCCCCATCAGACAAGGAGAGCATCAAGGCGATTCTCAATACCTTATTGAATCCATAAATATTTTGCGACCGAGAAAACGGACATTAGAAGTACACCGGTAAAACGGAATGTACTTCTAATGTCCGTTTAAAGGCTCACTATTGATTATGAGTTTTGTTTTCTGCGTCAGGAGGTAGGCCAATCTTCTTCCAGAAATCTGTACTCCGCTCGTCCGGTTGTTGTACTTCATTGGGTCGATTCCCTCTTCTACGGCTTTGGTCCGCTTCTCCGCTTTATTCCGGCTAGGTTCGGTTTCATTTTGTCAACGATTTCATTCTATTCTGCAGACTGATTCCACTGCCATTACTGCCAACTCCCACTTTATGTCTGTCTGACTGTGCTTTTTTATCCTTGACATACTTATCAACGTGTTTATCAATAATTATATCCATACTAATTCTTTCATGCATCTATCAATACTGCTTTCACCGATATCTGTTGACAGTAGTTTTTGCACCACTCTTCGTAACAAAATATCTTCGTCAGACATTCTAAAATCGGACGGATACGTAAAAATTGAGTAGAGGTATCCTTGTTCCTATAGGGTGATTGGGACGTCCTTCTCCAAATCCTACAAGACATATCTGCTTCCTACAACTTCTACTGTCATAACAGATGTTATTTTTTCAACCCTTTATTTTAAAATCCATTACATATTACATTTCTGCCGAGAGCTGGAATAGATGTTTGACGACAGGTTAAATGAAAGATTCGTGAAGTAACGCCAACAAATTCTTCGTTTTATTGTTGAATAAAAAATAAAAAGTGTAAATTTGTACCTAGATGCCACTTAAACTAACAACATATTATCATGGGAAAGATATTCCTGAATTACCTGGGAAAAACACCTTCCATTCCAAAGAGTTATTTCAGATTTACGAAGCAACTCCTGGGTATACTCCTTTATTAATAGTAGCAACGGAGAACGGCAAACCTGTGGCACGCCTGCTTGCCGCCATTCGCAAAGCAAAAAAGTGGCTCCCTTCCTCTTTGGTGAAACATTGTGTAGTATATAGCGAAGGGGAATTTCTGGACGAGGCTTTTTCTGCCAATAAAGAGAAGGCAGAAGAAGTCTTTGGCGATATGCTCGAACATCTCACGCAAGAAGCATCGCGCAGCTGTGTCCTGATTGAATTCCGGAACCTGAACAATTCGATGTTCGGTTATCGCGTTTTCCGTGCCAACGATTATTTCCCTGTCAACTGGTTACGGGTGCGCAACTCACTGCACAGCATGGAAAAGGTGGAAGGCAGATTCAGCCCGTCACGCACCCGACAAATAAAAAAAGGACTCAAAAACGGAGGCAAAGTAGAAGAAGCTCATACAGTAGAAGAGATCCGTGATTTCACACGGATGCTACACAAAGTTTATTCCTCCCGCATACGTAGATATTTTCCTGCCAATGATTTCTTCCACCACATGAACAGCATGTTAATCAAAGGAAAACAAGCAAAAATTTTTGTTGTAAAATACAAAGAGAAAATCATCGGCGGCTCTGTCTGTATCTATTCGGAAGACAATGCATACCTTCTGGTTCTCAGGAGGAATGAGAAAAACCTATGCACTTCAATATCCGGGCGTACTAGCCGTTTGGAAAGCATTGGAAGATGCACATCAGCGGGGATTCCACCACATGGAATTTATGGATGTGGGGCTTCCGTTCCGCAAACATGGTTATCGTGATTTCGTTCTCCGCTTCGGAGGAAAACAAAGCAGTACCCGTCGTTGGTTCCGCATCAATTGGAACTGGCTGAACAAACTCTTAGTCAAATTTTACGTCTAAATGTAATCTCAAGATTGCAAAACACCTCTTCATATTCCTTTCATACCATTTATTCTGCTTAATAATCCAATAATTAAATGCAGAAATATTTCTTTATTAGGTAAGAAATGTCTTTCTTTGTGCTGTTTTATGCCTTATGCGCACAGATTTAAAACCAATAAAAAAGTATAGTTATGAAGATTTCACACATTGAGCATCTGGGCATTGCTGTAAAAAGCATTGAAGAAGCCCTTCCTTACTACGAAAATGTATTAGGTCTGAAGTGTTACAACATTGAAACAGTGGAAGATCAGAAAGTAAGAACTGCTTTTTTAAAAGTAGGTGAAACAAAAATCGAACTGTTGGAGCCGACTTGCCCTGAAAGTACCATTGCCAAATTTATAGAAAACAAAGGTGCAGGTGTCCATCACGTTGCATTTGCTGTAGAAGATGGAGTAGCTAACGCTTTGGCAGAAGCAGAGAACCAAGAAATCCGCCTTATCGACAAAGCTCCCCGCAAGGGTGCTGAAGGTTTGAATATTGCTTTCCTTCACCCGAAATCAACTCTGGGCGTGCTCACAGAACTCTGCGAACATTAATCATAAACTCTAAAACCAACAAGAACTTATGAGTAATCAACTTGAAAAAATTAAAGAGCTTATTGAACACCGTACCGTGGCACGTATCGGAGGCGGTGAAAAAGCAATTGCGAAGCAACATGAAAAAGGGAAATACACAGCACGCGAGCGTCTGGCTATGTTGCTTGACGAGGGTAGCTTCGAAGAAATGGACATGTTCGTTGAGCACAGATGCACGAACTTCGGTATGGAGAAAAAACATTATCCGGGCGATGGAGTAGTGACCGGCTGCGGTACAATCGAAGGACGTTTGGTATATGTATTCGCACAGGACTTCACCGTTTCTGCCGGTTCGCTGTCAGAAACAATGTCACTGAAAATCTGTAAAATCATGGATCAGGCAATGAAAATGGGTGCTCCCTGCATTGGCATCAACGACTCAGGTGGTGCACGTATTCAGGAAGGTATCAATGCTTTGGCTGGTTATGCAGAAATCTTCCAACGCAATATCCTTGCTTCCGGTGTTATCCCACAGATTTCCGGTATCTTTGGCCCTTGTGCCGGTGGTGCCGTTTATTCTCCGGCACTGACCGACTTCACGCTAATGATGGAAGGTACTTCTTATATGTTCCTCACCGGACCGAAAGTTGTGAAGACTGTAACAGGTGAAGACGTTAGCCAAGAAAACCTCGGTGGCGCGAGCGTTCACTCAACCAAATCGGGCGTGACTCATTTCACCGCTAAAACAGAAGAAGAAGGTTTCAAACTGATTCGCAAACTGTTGAGCTATATTCCTCAAAACAACCTTGAAGAACCTCCTTATGTAGATTGTACAGACCCAATCGATCGTTTGGAAGACTCTTTGAACGATATCATCCCCGACAGCCCCACTAAACCGTATGATATGTACGAAGTGATCGGTGCTATTGTGGACAACGGTGAATTCCTTGAAATCCAAAAAGATTATGCGAAGAATATCATCATCGGTTTTGCTCGTTTCAACGGACAATCGGTAGGTATCGTTGCTAATCAGCCTAAATATCTGGCTGGTGTGCTCGATAGCAATGCTTCTCGCAAGGGTGCCCGTTTCGTTCGTTTCTGCGATGCATTCAATATCCCCATCGTATCGTTAGTCGATGTACCGGGATTCCTTCCGGGAACAGGTCAGGAGTACAACGGTGTCATCCTTCATGGTGCTAAGCTGTTGTACGCTTACGGTGAAGCTACTGTGCCCAAGGTTACTATCACATTACGTAAATCCTACGGAGGTTCTCATATCGTGATGAGCTGTAAGCAACTCCGCGGTGACATGAACTATGCATGGCCGACAGCGGAAATCGCCGTAATGGGTGGTGCAGGAGCAGTAGAAGTATTGTACGCACGCGAAGCCAAAGATCATGAGAATCCTGCTCAATTCCTTGCAGAAAAAGAAGCAGAATACACCAAACTGTTTGCTAATCCTTACAATGCAGCTAAATATGGTTACATTGACGATGTGATTGAACCACGCAACACACGTTTCCGTATTATCCGTGCTTTGCAGCAATTGCAGACTAAGAAATTGAGCAATCCAGCCAAGAAGCATGGTAATATTCCGTTGTAATCCTACTTTTCACATTAAAACAAGAACGATTATGAACAAAACCAAAATCGGAATATTCCTTTCTTTGCTGTTGCTTATTGGGCTGACTTCTTGTGGAGAGCAAAAGTCGAACAACAAGCTAGTGCTGAACGAAGTCCTGATAGACAATCAAAGCAACTTTCAGGACGATTACGGATTGCACAGTGCATGGATTGAAATATTCAATAAATCATTCGGTAGCGCCGACCTGGCAGCCTGCTTGCTGAAAGTAAGCAACCAACCCGGTGATACAATTACTTACTTTATCCCGAAAGGTGATATACTGACATTAGTGAAGCCGCGCCAACATGCACTATTTTGGGCAGACGGTGAGCCTAACCGCGGAACTTTCCACACCAGCTTCAAGCTGAATCCGAAAACAGCCAACTGGATTGGCTTATTCGACTCCGGTAGAAAACTGCTTGACCAGATTGTAATACCTGCAGGCGTTCTTGGTCCCGATCAATCGTATGCCCGTGTAAGTGACGGAGCAGCAGACTGGGAA contains these protein-coding regions:
- a CDS encoding TlpA family protein disulfide reductase, which encodes MKKQTFVTLTAAFALCTACQSPKPTETVHLKGQLVEMGTNPVIMAYNGAASMLGDSRDIPIHTDENGYFDTIITLKEPAYFNIRRNTLYLTPGDDMTVCITSHNKEATFQGIGAQANNYMKYRLFPKGGSYIEGGSNLRGSFEATRVLVDSLAEIRKKELAQLDSVSEEFKLLERARIQADVLNSYLSYYNYASIYSQFTDREAMHRQYKEFLQEVTPYAKSMYPSLIDEKFLNVAVVRDVLHNLFDEESTSWAEGLNIPARTRELYEAYKYISLLRRQANKASVDSVGTFVASMQYSDLAHELNLKVEQASQLLPGKPAFDMILTDLEGHTHHLSEFKGKVLYLDFWATWCGPCMQESPHFEALSKEYVGKDILFIPISQDTNHKAWTGYLEGHKKNLPQYNSVDNTARTNWQIFYLPRFMVIDQHFNIVDAYAPAPSDKESIKAILNTLLNP
- a CDS encoding acyl-CoA carboxylase subunit beta — protein: MSNQLEKIKELIEHRTVARIGGGEKAIAKQHEKGKYTARERLAMLLDEGSFEEMDMFVEHRCTNFGMEKKHYPGDGVVTGCGTIEGRLVYVFAQDFTVSAGSLSETMSLKICKIMDQAMKMGAPCIGINDSGGARIQEGINALAGYAEIFQRNILASGVIPQISGIFGPCAGGAVYSPALTDFTLMMEGTSYMFLTGPKVVKTVTGEDVSQENLGGASVHSTKSGVTHFTAKTEEEGFKLIRKLLSYIPQNNLEEPPYVDCTDPIDRLEDSLNDIIPDSPTKPYDMYEVIGAIVDNGEFLEIQKDYAKNIIIGFARFNGQSVGIVANQPKYLAGVLDSNASRKGARFVRFCDAFNIPIVSLVDVPGFLPGTGQEYNGVILHGAKLLYAYGEATVPKVTITLRKSYGGSHIVMSCKQLRGDMNYAWPTAEIAVMGGAGAVEVLYAREAKDHENPAQFLAEKEAEYTKLFANPYNAAKYGYIDDVIEPRNTRFRIIRALQQLQTKKLSNPAKKHGNIPL
- a CDS encoding PKD-like family lipoprotein — protein: MNKLKYIFAFSAGLLLSSCYEDKGDYDYDNTIIEVPVTLQQSYGVKKAKEKFSYTITPDIHVPKEYEKNLSYEWYVKTESDAYIKGELKGTDKNFTLEIDPTDPKMAYNYYIRLYVTDATTGAVTMRPTTLEVIKPYTYAWMVLHETDGHAELGAVEYMGGEIAVTPDAYTRDKGESLSGKPLNLSCTQFKFYDYYYRLEAQSPLFLTTTDETESGLIDQTDNFRLRNSWDMLLNAAQKEEAFDPTNIIYSGGNQGAIMTCKGKVFSHSQYTPVMYLMSQGNNLIGDYYISKLVCGPQAGVGFDEIGKRFVDISCQNYDSKSYSHVVPSTPCDMGPIIPIPNNEGNALNVDPNNLPKDQKIVALVNGYHYGKSGIAPWQRYTIYAYTLNGSSQSFVYVFQCRGLTGNDPALPYYYTFVTPDGIDENTPMTSGNSFNNILFYAAGNKIYKLDVPTGKTTLIYQHEDPAATVADLRMACEGYSFSDQSDEIGIKDYGVPYNRCLGAAFNLSDGTGELVVLQLNTNGRLLEEQTKYPSTQVHRGFGKIKNIVFI
- a CDS encoding OadG family transporter subunit, producing MNKTKIGIFLSLLLLIGLTSCGEQKSNNKLVLNEVLIDNQSNFQDDYGLHSAWIEIFNKSFGSADLAACLLKVSNQPGDTITYFIPKGDILTLVKPRQHALFWADGEPNRGTFHTSFKLNPKTANWIGLFDSGRKLLDQIVIPAGVLGPDQSYARVSDGAADWEVKGGSGDKYVTPSTNNKTLDSNTKMEKFEEHDANGIGMSISAMSVVFCGLILLFIAFKIVGKVAVNLSKRNTMKSKGIDKHEAKELSQAPGEVYAAISMALHEMQDEVHDVEETVLTITRVKRSYSPWNSKIYTLRETPKK
- the mce gene encoding methylmalonyl-CoA epimerase; the protein is MKISHIEHLGIAVKSIEEALPYYENVLGLKCYNIETVEDQKVRTAFLKVGETKIELLEPTCPESTIAKFIENKGAGVHHVAFAVEDGVANALAEAENQEIRLIDKAPRKGAEGLNIAFLHPKSTLGVLTELCEH